A genomic segment from Flammeovirga pectinis encodes:
- a CDS encoding helix-turn-helix domain-containing protein, with product MITYTSKSAYPYNLYKGFSEYYDGLWKPPILSVKDIFGKIKATSFEYKNSFCVSLIEAEVDKTITIKFLPSNENIITIRIGIKGVWSYDSNFSKGNNAGISIYNSVQGYTIIYPENDIVRWFVISFPSDYLKEPQHKYGLVLNELFSSTEPFYYFQDLDPKIESLIMDCYNVIDNKAEAHCLFMSRAYEIIMLLNQQLVLKNEKTKAIHPDDLEKMSKLKVKILSDLSSTPVIPEICKEVGMSASKLNRLFREVYKTSINSMYNEYRMIELYNQIKHSSKSLSDLSNELGYTNQSYMSRKFKKKYGISPSSIRNN from the coding sequence ATGATTACGTATACATCTAAATCAGCTTACCCGTATAATTTATATAAGGGGTTTTCCGAATATTATGATGGCTTATGGAAGCCCCCAATTTTGTCTGTAAAAGATATTTTCGGAAAAATAAAAGCAACTTCTTTCGAATATAAAAATTCATTTTGTGTAAGCTTAATTGAAGCAGAAGTTGACAAAACTATTACTATTAAATTCTTACCCTCTAATGAAAATATAATCACTATTAGAATTGGGATAAAAGGAGTGTGGTCTTATGATTCCAATTTTTCTAAAGGGAATAACGCAGGTATAAGCATATATAATTCTGTACAAGGGTATACTATAATTTATCCAGAAAATGATATCGTAAGATGGTTTGTAATCAGTTTTCCATCTGATTATTTAAAAGAACCACAGCATAAATATGGATTGGTACTGAATGAGCTCTTTTCTAGTACTGAACCGTTTTATTATTTTCAAGATTTAGATCCAAAAATTGAATCATTGATTATGGATTGTTACAATGTAATAGACAATAAAGCGGAGGCACATTGTCTGTTTATGTCTAGAGCTTATGAGATAATTATGCTTTTAAATCAACAGCTTGTTTTAAAAAACGAGAAAACTAAAGCTATCCATCCAGATGATTTAGAAAAAATGAGTAAGCTAAAAGTGAAGATCTTAAGTGATTTATCCTCAACTCCTGTCATTCCAGAAATTTGCAAAGAGGTTGGTATGAGCGCATCAAAATTAAATAGACTATTTAGAGAAGTATATAAAACATCTATCAACTCCATGTACAATGAATACCGAATGATTGAATTGTATAATCAGATTAAACACTCTTCAAAAAGCTTAAGTGATTTAAGTAATGAACTAGGATATACTAATCAGTCTTACATGAGTAGAAAGTTTAAAAAGAAATATGGTATATCTCCATCTTCCATTAGAAATAATTAA
- a CDS encoding PorP/SprF family type IX secretion system membrane protein, with product MCQFCIRKRLIPLLSIFLLLGLAVNAQDPQFSQFYAAPLYLNPAMAGNTYDGRATLNYRNQWVGLPANFETYMVGYDQYIPSKNIALGGTIRQDRSTVNGSQSFTNTSVEVIGSYLLSISNNLKVNFGLQLGFMQSSLAFNNLLFSDQIGTGGTIGGPTAETLLNDNAFAPDISAGMLVYGRGFWGGLALHHINSPNVSFMGGKQHYPMKFSLMGGYVIPLEYANRRQTVKSYTGKSISPVVLFMQQGQATQLSLGAYANLSPLLIGIWYRGLPLIKQNDAQAINHDAIIAMIGVKVQRLKFGYSMDWTLTRLPQQGAISHEISLGYDLNIYKDYRKKKKKKAQLLPCSTPWVN from the coding sequence ATGTGCCAATTCTGCATAAGAAAAAGGTTGATTCCCCTATTATCAATCTTTTTATTACTTGGATTGGCTGTAAACGCTCAAGACCCTCAATTTTCGCAATTTTATGCCGCTCCATTATATTTAAATCCGGCTATGGCAGGAAATACTTACGATGGAAGAGCGACATTAAATTATAGAAATCAATGGGTAGGTTTACCAGCCAATTTTGAAACTTATATGGTAGGATATGACCAATATATCCCTTCAAAAAATATTGCTCTTGGTGGAACAATCCGACAAGACAGGTCGACTGTAAATGGTTCACAAAGTTTTACGAATACTTCTGTTGAAGTTATTGGTAGTTATTTATTATCAATTTCTAATAACCTAAAAGTAAATTTTGGATTACAATTAGGTTTTATGCAATCTTCTTTGGCGTTCAATAATTTATTATTTAGCGATCAGATTGGCACTGGAGGAACAATTGGAGGTCCTACAGCAGAGACGTTATTAAATGACAATGCTTTTGCTCCCGATATTTCTGCAGGAATGTTAGTTTACGGACGTGGTTTTTGGGGAGGTTTGGCTCTTCATCATATCAACTCGCCGAATGTTTCTTTTATGGGTGGTAAACAACATTATCCCATGAAATTTTCTTTAATGGGCGGCTACGTTATTCCATTAGAATACGCTAATAGAAGACAAACGGTTAAAAGTTATACAGGTAAATCTATTTCGCCAGTCGTCTTATTTATGCAACAAGGGCAAGCTACTCAATTAAGCCTAGGTGCTTATGCTAACTTATCGCCACTTCTTATAGGTATTTGGTATAGAGGATTACCTTTAATTAAACAGAATGATGCACAAGCTATTAATCATGATGCAATTATAGCAATGATTGGTGTAAAGGTTCAACGTTTAAAGTTTGGCTATAGCATGGATTGGACATTAACTAGATTACCACAACAAGGTGCAATATCACATGAGATATCTTTAGGATATGATCTTAATATATACAAGGATTATAGAAAGAAGAAGAAAAAGAAAGCACAACTATTACCCTGTTCTACTCCATGGGTAAATTAA